A region of the Stutzerimonas stutzeri genome:
TCAGATTGTTTCCCGGAATGGGTTTGTCGAACAGGTAGCCCTGGCCGATGTCGCAGCGGTGCAGGCGAAGGAACTGCAGCTGCGCCTGCGTTTCGATGCCCTCGGCAACAACCTTGAGGTGCAGCTTGCGAGCCATGGCGATTACTGCAGAGGTGATTTCCACATCGTCCTGATTGTCGGGAATGTCCTTGATGAAACTGCGATCGATCTTGATGACATCGATGGGGAATTTCTTGAGATAACTCAGCGAGGAATAGCCTGTGCCGAAGTCGTCCATGGCCAGCGTCAGCCCCAGTGCCTTGAGACCAATCAGCTGTTGGCGGGTTTCCTCTGTGGCATCGAGTAGAAGGCTTTCGGTCAGCTCCAGCTCCAGCTGGGCTGGCGGAAGCTGCTCCTCAAGCAGGATCGCCGCAATCGACCCCAGGAGGTCCGGGTCAGAAAACTGCTTGGGCGATAGATTGATCGCTATCTGCGGGTTGCCAAGGCCTAGCGCTGACAGTCTGACACCCATGCGACATGCTTCGCGAGCGACCCATTTGCCGATGGGGATGATCAGTCCGGTTTCTTCCGCGACGCTGATGAACTGATCCGGGCTGATCATGCCCTTTTCCGGATGGTTCCAGCGCAGCAACGCCTCCAGACCCTGCAGCCGGCCAGTACGCAGGCACAGTTTGGGCTGGTAGAACACCTCCAGCTCGTTCTGCAGGAGGGCCCGGCGCAAGTTGTTTTCGACGAACAACTTGTAGTTGGCCTCGGCATGCAGCGCTTCGGTGAATATCTGTACCTGATTCTTGCCATTGGCTTTGGCCTTGTGCAGCGCCTGCCCGGCATGCTTCATCAGTGTTTCCGGATCGCTACCGTGCTGCGGTGAGCAAGCAAGCCCTAGTGACCCGCTGACGCTGATCAGTTGTTTATCGACGAACAGCGGCTTGTCGAGAATGCGCAGCACCTGATCTGCCAGTCGGATACCTTCATCCAGCCCCTTGTCGTCGAACAGCAGGGCAAATTCATTGCTGGCGAAACGCGCCAGTACGCTTTGCTGGCTCAGCCCGTTGCGCAGGCGGCGAGCGAGGGCGGTCAGCAGTTTGTCGCCGATCTGGTGGCCAAGGCTGTCGTTGATACGTTTGAAGTTGTCGATGTCCACCAGTAGCAAGCAAAGCCTGGGCTCTGCACCAGCGGCGAAGCGTTCTTCAAGGCTGCGGATGAAACACGGCCGGTTGCCCAGGTTGGTCAGGTTGTCGGTGTAGGCCAGGCGTTCGATGTGCTGGTGCGCCAGCTTGTTACGGGTGATGTCTTCGTAGATGCCGATGTAGTGGGTAAGTGCGCCTTCGTCGTTGAAGACTTTGGAGATCGACAGCTGCCCCCAGTAGGGCTCCAGATTCTTGCGTCGGGAGCGGAATTCCCCTTGCCAGCTATTGCTATGGGCAAGTGCCGAGGAGGTGTCGAAAAGCAGCTCGCTGAGGTTTTCCAGAGCCTTCAGGTCGGCCAACCGCTGCCCTCGTACCTCGGATGCGGAAAACTGGCTGATGACGGTAAAGGCCGGATTGACGTATTCCACCCGTCCGTCTCGATCGACCAATATGAACGCGCTGGCGCTCTGTTCCACCGCGCGCTGGAACAGATTCAGCATATGTGTGGCGCTCAGGCGCTGCTGGTTCGCCAAGACCTGGGCGTACTGATCGGCCAGTTCGCCGGCAAAGGCGATCTCGTCGGCTTGCCAGGCTCGCAGTTTGCCGGTGTGTTGCAGGCTGAGCACGCCTATTACCTCGCCGCCGACGCGGATGCTGGCGTCGAGGATCGAGCAAATACCCTGGGGACGATAGTAGTATTCGCCCAGCTCGCAGGTGCGATGGTCCTGCAAAACGTCCTGAGCATCGACGGCGCGGCCACTCTGCAGGGCCTGCAAATAGCGCGGGTATGGAGCCAGCTCCAGCGCTGACAGCGTTTCGTAGCTGTCGCTGGCGCGACGGTAGCAGGCGACTGGCTCCAGGCGGGTGCCATTCAGATGCCAAATCACTGCGTGGTTGAGTTCGTAGACCTCACTGGCGGCCTGAGTTATCAGTTGCGCCGCCTCCAGTTGCGGATTGCCGGAGCCATAGCGATGGCGCGCCAGTCTGACGATCAGGCTCTGCTGGGTGCGCGAGCGCAGCATGTGCTCGATGTGCTCGTCCTGCGTTTGCTGATGCTGCTGCAGCGCCGTTCGTAGTCTGGCGTTCTGCACCCTGAGATCCTGATCCGACTCAGGTTGTCGACCGGTCATGAGATAGCCCCGGAGCAGCTCGCGGCCGTATTGCTGGCAGACTTCCCCCAGTTCGGTGATGTCCAGCACGTCATCTGGCGTATGCAGACGGTAGCTGACCGAATAGTGCCCACGACCTGCCAATTGCTGCTGGATATCCTCATGCAACTGATGGCGGGTGCTGGGCTCCATCAGGCTGGCATAGGGAGAGTCGACCAGCGAGCAGAGGTCTGCGGCGGAAACGCCGAGGTACCGATCGCAGGCAGGGTCGAGAAATAGTAGTGTCCAGCTGGATTCGTTCAGGCGCTCGAAACGCAGCATGCCGAGCCGTGAAGGCACTGGCAACTGCGTCACAACCTCGGTCGCCAGACGGCTGGCGGCATCGGTATGTATTTTCATCGAGCGGGTGGCTTCCAGTATGCTCCCTGAAGACGGGCTGCCTGTGCTCCAGGCGCCGTTCCAGCG
Encoded here:
- a CDS encoding EAL domain-containing protein, whose product is MKIHTDAASRLATEVVTQLPVPSRLGMLRFERLNESSWTLLFLDPACDRYLGVSAADLCSLVDSPYASLMEPSTRHQLHEDIQQQLAGRGHYSVSYRLHTPDDVLDITELGEVCQQYGRELLRGYLMTGRQPESDQDLRVQNARLRTALQQHQQTQDEHIEHMLRSRTQQSLIVRLARHRYGSGNPQLEAAQLITQAASEVYELNHAVIWHLNGTRLEPVACYRRASDSYETLSALELAPYPRYLQALQSGRAVDAQDVLQDHRTCELGEYYYRPQGICSILDASIRVGGEVIGVLSLQHTGKLRAWQADEIAFAGELADQYAQVLANQQRLSATHMLNLFQRAVEQSASAFILVDRDGRVEYVNPAFTVISQFSASEVRGQRLADLKALENLSELLFDTSSALAHSNSWQGEFRSRRKNLEPYWGQLSISKVFNDEGALTHYIGIYEDITRNKLAHQHIERLAYTDNLTNLGNRPCFIRSLEERFAAGAEPRLCLLLVDIDNFKRINDSLGHQIGDKLLTALARRLRNGLSQQSVLARFASNEFALLFDDKGLDEGIRLADQVLRILDKPLFVDKQLISVSGSLGLACSPQHGSDPETLMKHAGQALHKAKANGKNQVQIFTEALHAEANYKLFVENNLRRALLQNELEVFYQPKLCLRTGRLQGLEALLRWNHPEKGMISPDQFISVAEETGLIIPIGKWVAREACRMGVRLSALGLGNPQIAINLSPKQFSDPDLLGSIAAILLEEQLPPAQLELELTESLLLDATEETRQQLIGLKALGLTLAMDDFGTGYSSLSYLKKFPIDVIKIDRSFIKDIPDNQDDVEITSAVIAMARKLHLKVVAEGIETQAQLQFLRLHRCDIGQGYLFDKPIPGNNLSEALRRYPRWS